A DNA window from Maribellus comscasis contains the following coding sequences:
- a CDS encoding RraA family protein, which yields MIPHSELLKLKRWNTPTIYNGWEQLTKSDAGKEGFNLEESTDFMPQMGPMAGYAITLVIEPGNPVHQKTNTDVWSDYRAYVASVPGPKIVVVQDLDKPNTFGSFWGEVNSNVHRTLGCVGTITDGSIRDVDEMTNAGFKALAKRLSVGHAYSTPVRWNCEVEVFGRKVKPGQLIHADKHGFLVIPEEDEQNLLEAAIFMDNNECNTVIAAARNADGKTNSEILKDINKASSLFKKAVKEKFGSKGEW from the coding sequence ATGATTCCACATTCAGAACTATTGAAATTAAAACGTTGGAACACACCAACCATCTACAACGGGTGGGAGCAACTCACAAAATCGGATGCCGGAAAAGAAGGATTCAACCTGGAGGAAAGCACTGATTTTATGCCACAAATGGGTCCAATGGCAGGGTATGCAATTACGCTCGTTATTGAGCCGGGAAATCCGGTTCATCAAAAAACAAATACGGATGTATGGAGTGATTACAGAGCATATGTAGCTTCAGTTCCGGGGCCCAAAATTGTTGTTGTTCAGGATTTGGACAAACCCAATACCTTTGGATCTTTCTGGGGAGAAGTAAACAGTAATGTACATCGGACTTTAGGATGTGTAGGCACCATTACCGATGGCAGTATCCGCGACGTGGACGAAATGACAAACGCCGGATTTAAAGCCTTGGCCAAACGTTTGTCTGTAGGTCATGCCTATTCAACGCCCGTCAGATGGAATTGCGAGGTTGAAGTTTTTGGCCGCAAAGTAAAACCGGGGCAACTTATTCATGCCGACAAACATGGTTTTCTTGTTATCCCTGAAGAAGATGAACAAAACCTGCTGGAAGCAGCTATTTTTATGGATAACAACGAATGCAATACGGTGATTGCAGCAGCACGAAATGCAGACGGAAAAACGAACAGTGAAATTTTGAAAGATATAAATAAGGCTTCATCTCTTTTTAAAAAAGCAGTAAAAGAAAAGTTTGGAAGTAAAGGAGAGTGGTAA
- a CDS encoding bifunctional YncE family protein/alkaline phosphatase family protein, whose protein sequence is MNSKIIISTLFVVLLIGCSRSVKTVKILQVPGKEEYCKIDKAGVTVLPSGRYVTPAGDVIPITNDPYGMAISPDGKKAVTLHDGVITIINLADLSSQRIPSYDQKVPSPLTRGSFLGVAFSPDSKHVYLSGGDKGDVVIYDIEKYKKVGAVSLNGKINGEDYQDSFTSDLMLNPDNNELLVLDRGNFRLVRIDLNTKKVTASVKVGRQPFGVAISPDKKQAFVANVGVYSYPLVEGVTPETYEASRISHHPYGENTHESREGTIVEGKVIPGLGSPNHPDAMSVFTIDLEKNEVINKFKTGYLIGETVEDAEVVGGASPNSIAVGKQYAYVTNATNDNIAIIDHTTQEMVGRIPIQVDERIDKIRGLIPFGITMSKDEKTLYVALLGFNAVAVIDIPTKTTKGLIPSGWGPTRVELSDDEKELYIITCRGWGAGPNGGDGFVPPIQGASVSSIQLGSFQKVKVPDAEELAKYTKQCIDNTFIETTVEDDGKNPLPALPGLRQSPIKHIVYITKENRTYDEVFGQLKGGRGDSTLARYGINNTYTLPDSMKPMFPNLRIAPNHIKAARQFSYSDNYYCDSDASVHGHHWLVGVIPNEWVEANAATSKEAMPFSKAEGRRFPKTIGSVDPEDYAEIGGIWEAMERQGVEFYNFGQANESGHEREEWYDVNTGAAHGVMIPMQKALFYRTSHDYPGYNMNIPDQYRMDQFEKEFTRLWIDSNDEMPPLVTVMIPNDHGTGPDPEQGYPYRQSYMVDNDLAVGRILHFLSRTEYWKDMLVIITEDDPQGGVDHVDAHRSVLMMAGPYVKKGYVSHTHANFGAILKTIYNILNVPYVNHFDLTASLLQDFFTDEPDFTPYTLERHDERMYDAELSMKKYHRTIDWRKIEQGPDMDDVEDAREDFMKNNAEK, encoded by the coding sequence ATGAATTCTAAGATTATCATTTCAACCCTTTTTGTTGTGCTTTTAATTGGCTGCAGCAGATCGGTAAAAACGGTAAAAATTTTACAGGTTCCCGGAAAAGAAGAGTATTGCAAAATAGACAAAGCAGGTGTTACTGTTTTGCCCAGCGGGCGTTATGTTACTCCGGCTGGTGACGTGATTCCCATTACCAACGATCCGTATGGAATGGCCATCTCTCCCGATGGTAAAAAGGCGGTTACTTTGCACGACGGTGTAATTACAATTATAAACCTGGCAGACTTGTCTTCTCAACGAATTCCGAGTTACGACCAAAAAGTCCCTTCTCCACTTACCCGCGGCTCATTTTTGGGCGTGGCTTTTTCTCCCGATTCAAAGCATGTTTATTTGAGTGGAGGAGATAAGGGCGATGTGGTAATTTACGACATTGAAAAGTATAAAAAGGTTGGCGCCGTTTCTTTGAATGGTAAAATAAACGGGGAAGATTATCAGGATAGTTTTACTTCGGATTTAATGCTGAATCCGGATAACAATGAATTACTCGTTCTTGATCGCGGAAACTTTCGATTGGTTCGAATCGATTTAAATACAAAAAAAGTCACAGCTTCGGTTAAAGTTGGACGGCAACCTTTTGGCGTGGCAATTAGCCCCGATAAAAAGCAGGCATTTGTGGCCAATGTTGGCGTTTATTCTTATCCATTGGTCGAAGGTGTGACACCCGAAACCTATGAAGCTTCGCGGATTTCTCATCATCCGTACGGTGAAAATACGCATGAATCAAGGGAAGGAACAATTGTGGAAGGAAAAGTGATTCCAGGCTTGGGCAGCCCCAATCATCCCGATGCCATGAGTGTGTTTACAATCGATTTGGAAAAAAACGAAGTAATTAACAAATTCAAAACAGGTTATTTAATTGGTGAAACAGTTGAGGATGCGGAGGTTGTCGGAGGAGCAAGCCCGAATTCAATTGCCGTTGGAAAACAGTATGCATATGTAACCAATGCCACAAATGATAATATTGCCATTATAGACCATACAACACAGGAAATGGTGGGCCGCATTCCAATACAGGTGGACGAACGAATCGATAAAATTCGAGGCCTTATTCCTTTTGGAATTACGATGAGCAAAGATGAAAAAACGTTGTACGTAGCGCTTCTCGGATTTAACGCTGTGGCTGTTATCGATATTCCCACAAAAACCACAAAAGGATTGATTCCTTCCGGTTGGGGGCCAACACGTGTTGAGTTATCTGATGATGAGAAAGAATTGTACATTATTACTTGCCGGGGTTGGGGAGCAGGGCCAAACGGAGGAGATGGTTTTGTCCCACCAATTCAAGGTGCATCAGTTAGTTCTATTCAGTTGGGGAGTTTTCAGAAAGTAAAAGTTCCCGATGCGGAAGAATTGGCAAAATATACAAAACAATGTATTGATAATACTTTTATTGAAACTACTGTGGAGGACGACGGGAAAAACCCGCTTCCTGCGTTGCCGGGATTACGCCAAAGTCCGATTAAACACATCGTTTATATTACAAAGGAAAACAGGACATATGACGAGGTTTTTGGCCAGTTAAAAGGAGGACGGGGCGATAGTACACTTGCTCGCTATGGTATCAATAATACCTATACGTTACCTGATTCGATGAAACCAATGTTTCCGAACTTAAGAATTGCACCTAACCACATAAAAGCTGCCAGACAATTTTCATACTCCGATAATTATTATTGCGACAGTGATGCTTCGGTACATGGCCATCACTGGCTGGTAGGGGTAATCCCAAATGAATGGGTGGAAGCAAATGCAGCAACAAGCAAAGAAGCAATGCCTTTTTCGAAAGCGGAAGGCCGTCGGTTTCCAAAAACCATTGGGAGTGTTGACCCGGAAGATTATGCTGAAATTGGTGGAATATGGGAAGCTATGGAACGGCAGGGTGTTGAGTTTTACAACTTTGGTCAGGCCAACGAAAGCGGTCATGAACGTGAAGAGTGGTATGACGTTAATACAGGGGCAGCACACGGAGTAATGATTCCAATGCAAAAGGCATTGTTTTACCGGACCAGCCACGATTATCCGGGCTATAATATGAATATTCCGGATCAGTACCGGATGGATCAGTTTGAAAAAGAATTTACAAGACTTTGGATTGACAGCAACGATGAAATGCCGCCACTGGTTACGGTTATGATTCCGAATGATCACGGTACCGGACCTGATCCTGAACAGGGGTATCCTTACCGCCAGTCGTATATGGTAGATAACGATCTGGCTGTTGGCCGCATCTTGCACTTTCTTTCAAGAACTGAATACTGGAAAGATATGCTGGTTATTATCACCGAAGATGATCCACAAGGTGGAGTTGATCATGTTGACGCACACCGTTCAGTTTTGATGATGGCTGGCCCATATGTGAAAAAAGGTTATGTGTCACATACCCATGCTAATTTTGGGGCAATACTGAAAACCATATATAACATTCTGAATGTGCCTTATGTCAATCATTTTGATTTGACAGCATCTTTGTTGCAGGACTTTTTTACGGACGAACCTGACTTTACTCCATATACCCTGGAACGTCATGATGAACGGATGTACGATGCTGAGCTTTCGATGAAAAAATACCACAGGACCATTGATTGGCGAAAAATAGAACAAGGGCCGGATATGGATGATGTGGAGGATGCACGGGAAGATTTTATGAAAAATAATGCTGAGAAATGA
- a CDS encoding sialidase family protein — translation MKYLKLIYFVLLALLISDAFGQEPGAKIQHVKVYYEPGRFGGWPANNGIWSWENEILVGFARGYHKNLGQHMHNIDREKPEEHMFARSFDGGKTWTIEAPGKEGVMIARGSSLHGTEPDPEHMKSVSKLNKPMDFSNPGFVLKFWMLNMNHGPSIFYYSYDKGHTWKGPFSLEVDGNKKIAARIDYMVEDYNSCVAFLTASKSNDQEGRVFVARTDDGGLSWQLVSYVGDEPEKGFRIMPSTVRLSENELLLTSRVRSETTDYFELSEKERKNSRYIDSWLSKDNGKSWSYLGKPVDDTGEGNPPSLIKLKDGRLCLTYGYREKPYSICAKLSTDGGQTWSKPIVLRTNGSGRDIGYVRSVQRPDGKVVTVYYFEDSAQPERFIECAIWNPKLYN, via the coding sequence ATGAAATATTTAAAATTGATATACTTTGTACTACTTGCGTTGTTGATTTCAGACGCTTTCGGGCAGGAACCGGGCGCAAAAATCCAACATGTAAAAGTTTATTATGAACCCGGGCGGTTTGGTGGCTGGCCGGCAAACAACGGCATCTGGAGCTGGGAAAATGAAATCCTGGTCGGTTTTGCAAGAGGCTACCACAAAAATCTGGGGCAACACATGCACAATATCGATAGGGAAAAACCGGAGGAACACATGTTTGCACGGTCATTTGATGGTGGCAAAACGTGGACCATTGAAGCTCCCGGTAAAGAAGGGGTAATGATTGCGCGAGGCAGTTCATTGCATGGTACTGAACCCGATCCTGAACATATGAAATCCGTTTCCAAACTGAACAAACCGATGGACTTTTCGAATCCCGGATTTGTGCTAAAGTTCTGGATGTTGAACATGAACCACGGCCCTTCAATATTTTATTATTCATACGATAAAGGACATACATGGAAAGGACCATTTAGTCTGGAGGTTGATGGAAATAAAAAGATTGCCGCACGTATTGATTATATGGTTGAAGACTACAACAGTTGTGTGGCTTTTTTAACTGCATCAAAATCAAACGATCAGGAAGGTCGGGTTTTTGTTGCTCGAACGGATGACGGAGGGCTTTCCTGGCAGCTGGTTTCCTATGTGGGCGACGAACCGGAAAAAGGCTTCAGAATTATGCCATCAACCGTGCGACTTTCTGAAAATGAATTGCTTCTGACCTCAAGGGTAAGAAGCGAGACGACAGACTACTTTGAATTGTCAGAAAAAGAGCGGAAAAACAGCCGTTATATTGATTCGTGGTTAAGCAAGGACAACGGGAAAAGCTGGAGCTATTTGGGAAAACCGGTAGATGATACGGGCGAAGGAAACCCTCCCAGCCTGATAAAACTAAAAGACGGACGCCTTTGTCTGACCTACGGCTATCGTGAAAAACCTTACAGTATTTGTGCAAAACTGAGTACCGACGGGGGCCAAACCTGGAGCAAACCAATTGTATTACGAACAAACGGTTCAGGAAGAGACATAGGCTATGTGCGAAGTGTGCAGCGACCAGATGGAAAGGTGGTTACTGTTTATTATTTTGAGGATTCGGCACAACCCGAACGCTTTATCGAATGCGCAATATGGAATCCAAAATTATATAACTGA
- a CDS encoding alpha-glucuronidase family glycosyl hydrolase — translation MMMNFKNKKWLILFSLIFFGLAKGFSQTIDLTDAQIICFEKNDRHVLKALSVLQEEVDKRCGIEFSVSRKWKKSENSIIAVGLEEQIEKFPEEYQKLISSIPSTKNEGYKIVVPKSSKTVLIVGKDARGVLYGIGKFLRQLEIQKGKISVSADLNISSSPAYPIRGHQLGYRPKTNAYDAWTPKMYDQYIRDLAVFGANSIEIMPPRTDDDFTSVHMKMPAIDMIAEQSRICDSYGMDVWMWYPNMGSDYMHPDSIKKELDERQEVFKAVSRLDHLFVPGGDPGDLEPDVLFSWLAKEAEILHQYHPSAKIWVSPQVFRPTQEWFDSFYSHVNKKYSWFGGVVFGPWIKTPIAEIRKIIGPDIPVRRYPDITHSLSSQYPVPQWDLAYAITLGRECINPRPHDEKTIHNAFDEFAQGSISYSEGTNDDVNKFIWSELDWNPETPEIEILREYSRYFISSEYSEEIAQAFMALEQNIQGPLLTNDGVPVTFQQWAALEQKVPETAMQNFRFQMGLLRAYFDYYEFRRLISETELEQHAREIISSAEKTGTTEAIEQATEMLYHAKKSAVYPEIRERCFALADSLFKSIGAQLTVKKHHAMDGRGNFIDNIDLPLNDAMWMLDQLETIKKLPGETERLHALEKMLHRTDPGPGGFYDDFGSPGSRRRVISNISWEKDPGNLTSPRVSFGVGLRGEEWVHQVTAKGFEGKSSPMAWMNQVTTLYDQPLKIRYDNLDKKSSYTIRVAYTGRFRSKIKMTADDFVVHELIQTGIQPVYEFPVPQKALSDGKVTFGWTCGEGERGSQVSEIWLIRNKK, via the coding sequence ATGATGATGAATTTCAAGAATAAAAAATGGTTGATTCTTTTTAGCCTGATTTTCTTTGGGTTAGCTAAAGGATTCTCACAAACAATTGATCTGACTGATGCCCAAATCATATGTTTTGAAAAAAATGACAGGCATGTTTTAAAAGCGCTCTCTGTTTTGCAGGAAGAAGTGGACAAAAGATGCGGTATCGAATTCTCTGTCAGCCGAAAATGGAAAAAATCGGAAAACTCAATTATTGCCGTTGGCCTGGAAGAACAAATTGAAAAGTTTCCTGAAGAATATCAAAAATTGATTTCTTCGATACCTTCAACAAAAAATGAAGGATACAAAATTGTTGTGCCTAAATCATCAAAAACAGTTTTAATTGTTGGAAAAGACGCACGTGGAGTTTTATATGGAATCGGTAAATTTTTGCGCCAACTTGAAATACAGAAAGGTAAAATTTCAGTTTCTGCTGATTTAAATATTTCATCATCGCCGGCCTACCCTATTCGCGGACACCAGTTGGGATACCGACCAAAAACTAATGCATACGATGCCTGGACACCAAAAATGTATGACCAGTATATTCGGGACCTTGCGGTTTTTGGTGCCAACAGTATCGAAATAATGCCACCGCGCACCGACGACGACTTCACCAGTGTGCATATGAAAATGCCTGCAATTGATATGATTGCAGAACAATCAAGAATTTGCGATTCTTATGGAATGGATGTTTGGATGTGGTATCCCAATATGGGAAGTGACTATATGCATCCTGACTCAATAAAAAAAGAACTCGATGAACGACAAGAAGTTTTTAAAGCTGTTTCCCGACTTGACCATCTTTTTGTTCCTGGCGGCGATCCCGGGGATCTGGAACCCGACGTACTTTTCAGTTGGCTGGCAAAGGAAGCAGAAATTTTACACCAATATCATCCCTCCGCGAAAATTTGGGTTTCACCTCAGGTTTTCAGGCCAACACAGGAATGGTTTGATTCATTTTATTCACATGTAAACAAAAAATACTCGTGGTTCGGAGGTGTGGTTTTTGGCCCGTGGATTAAAACACCAATTGCTGAAATCAGGAAAATTATCGGCCCGGATATTCCTGTCCGCCGTTACCCTGATATTACACACAGTTTAAGCTCCCAATACCCGGTTCCTCAATGGGATTTGGCCTACGCAATCACATTGGGCCGTGAATGTATAAATCCAAGACCACATGATGAAAAAACAATTCATAACGCTTTTGATGAATTTGCACAGGGAAGTATCAGTTATTCCGAAGGCACAAACGATGATGTAAATAAATTTATATGGAGCGAGCTCGACTGGAATCCGGAAACACCGGAAATTGAAATATTACGCGAATACTCCCGCTATTTTATCAGCTCAGAGTACAGCGAAGAAATTGCGCAGGCTTTTATGGCGCTGGAACAAAATATCCAGGGGCCGTTATTAACAAATGATGGTGTGCCTGTAACTTTTCAGCAATGGGCAGCATTGGAACAAAAAGTACCTGAAACGGCAATGCAAAACTTTCGTTTTCAAATGGGGCTATTGCGGGCTTACTTTGATTATTACGAATTTCGCCGGCTGATTTCTGAAACTGAACTGGAACAACACGCACGTGAAATAATAAGCAGCGCAGAAAAAACAGGAACTACCGAAGCCATCGAACAGGCAACAGAAATGTTATATCATGCAAAAAAATCAGCGGTATACCCTGAAATCAGAGAACGCTGTTTTGCACTTGCCGATTCACTTTTTAAAAGTATTGGAGCACAACTAACCGTGAAAAAACATCATGCAATGGATGGCCGCGGTAACTTTATCGACAACATCGACCTGCCTTTAAATGATGCAATGTGGATGCTCGATCAGTTGGAAACGATAAAGAAACTACCCGGTGAAACAGAAAGACTTCATGCCTTGGAAAAAATGCTTCATCGTACAGATCCCGGCCCCGGCGGATTTTATGACGATTTTGGCTCGCCGGGAAGCCGGAGAAGAGTAATTTCCAATATTTCGTGGGAAAAAGATCCCGGGAATTTGACTTCGCCGCGTGTAAGTTTTGGTGTAGGTCTTCGTGGAGAAGAATGGGTACATCAGGTAACAGCCAAAGGATTTGAAGGAAAATCGTCTCCAATGGCATGGATGAACCAAGTTACAACATTGTATGATCAGCCGTTAAAAATACGGTACGATAATCTCGACAAGAAAAGCAGTTATACAATTAGAGTAGCCTACACCGGACGGTTTCGTTCAAAAATAAAAATGACGGCTGATGACTTTGTGGTGCATGAACTAATACAAACCGGTATTCAACCTGTTTACGAATTTCCTGTTCCGCAAAAGGCACTTTCCGATGGAAAAGTTACTTTCGGATGGACCTGCGGAGAAGGAGAACGAGGTTCTCAAGTTTCTGAGATTTGGTTGATTCGAAATAAAAAATAA
- a CDS encoding 3-keto-disaccharide hydrolase, whose translation MKRTLFFLAVIAFFLTESCSDEPKWQSFFNGENLDGWTVRGDAAWTVENGVLKGEADFGHIYADPVLADFEVKGKFKIYSTGRDANSGLYFRANPPVDNPDGFPRGYEAQICHTQKAHTGWLWKPGTPTGEATANLTKDGEWFDYRIKAVGSHIEFWINDQPVMTYDDDEYKQGHFAIQMHNPGMVIEAKDLYYRDLSQE comes from the coding sequence ATGAAACGTACATTATTTTTTCTTGCTGTTATAGCATTTTTTTTAACAGAAAGTTGCAGCGATGAACCCAAATGGCAATCTTTTTTTAACGGTGAAAACCTTGATGGCTGGACCGTTCGGGGAGACGCTGCCTGGACAGTAGAAAACGGCGTTTTAAAAGGTGAAGCTGACTTCGGGCATATTTATGCCGATCCTGTACTTGCTGATTTTGAAGTAAAAGGTAAATTTAAAATTTACAGTACAGGCAGAGATGCTAACAGCGGGCTATATTTTCGGGCCAACCCTCCTGTGGATAACCCTGATGGTTTTCCAAGAGGTTACGAAGCACAAATTTGTCATACACAGAAAGCCCACACGGGATGGTTATGGAAACCTGGTACACCCACGGGTGAAGCAACGGCAAATCTTACAAAAGATGGCGAATGGTTTGATTATCGGATTAAAGCAGTGGGAAGCCATATTGAATTCTGGATTAACGACCAGCCGGTAATGACTTATGATGATGACGAATACAAACAGGGGCATTTTGCTATACAGATGCACAATCCGGGAATGGTTATCGAAGCAAAAGATTTATATTACCGAGATTTAAGTCAGGAATAG
- a CDS encoding GH92 family glycosyl hydrolase: MNFTKLTNLVLICIFFFSCGTAKLKQNDYTVLVDPMIGTGGHGHTFPGATLPFGMVQVSPDTRREDWDGSSGYHYSDKTIMGFSQTHLSGTGAPEYCDVLFMPTVGEVQILPGDENDSKTGYRSAFSHKNEKASPGYYSVLLDDYNVLAEMTSTTRSSMQRYTFPQSNSANIIIDLKNRDHVLTSNIEIISDTEIQGLRKSRRWATEQFVYFYAKFSKPFRTYGIALNDTIVDGIKKSNGQNIRAFVQFDTKKDEQILVKVGISAVDIEGAKKNLEAENPGWDFEKVVDKAKEEWNTFLSKIEVEGGTEKERRIFYSGLYHTAIAPNIFMDVDRRYRGVDHQIHKAEGFDNYTVFSLWDTFRANMPLYTIIDPARYNEWIKTFLEMYRIGGRLPQWELAGNYTGVMIGYHTHSVILDGYKKGIRDFDAELALEAMKKRVESIPYFNDLGFIPADKVGGSVSMTMEYAYNEWAVAHMAKSLNKEDDFQDYIYRSQFYRNLFDSSTGFMRPKNSDGSWITPFDPAEGSEHFVEGNSYQYSLFAPQDINGLIDLIGGDEKFIAWMDTLFTKESIHDEGAIDATGLIGQYAHGNEPSHHMAYLYNYAGAPWKTQSMVRRILDTMYDDKPNGLSGNEDCGQMSAWYILSAMGFYQVCPGTPDYVIGSPVFDKVTIHLENGKDFIILAKNISAENKYVQAVSLDGNPYTKSWFTHNDILNGSKLVFEMGASPNKNWGAASEDRPVSEDYKTAVELPFATTNDEYFLHEASVTLGCNDKDAKIYYTTDGSRPTNKSNLYSSPVEVYETTNLRFASYKDGILPSAPVSVKLSKLEFEDYKNYEGEKIFRKGIEYKYYHAHVMEENDLEKLIPLETGIIQNFTIKQRKREDYFGYIYSGYLHVSKDGIYTFSIKVNDKCTLYLDGKEFLRGGFKTIALRKGKYKIDEKYFQLGAKKFNIISWQGPDFEMQEIPAGVLFH, encoded by the coding sequence ATGAATTTTACTAAACTAACTAACCTGGTTTTAATTTGTATCTTCTTTTTTAGTTGTGGTACTGCAAAGTTGAAGCAGAATGATTATACTGTTTTAGTTGATCCAATGATTGGAACCGGAGGCCACGGACATACTTTTCCGGGAGCAACGCTTCCTTTTGGAATGGTGCAGGTGAGCCCCGATACACGGAGGGAAGATTGGGACGGATCCTCGGGGTATCATTATTCCGATAAAACCATTATGGGATTCAGCCAGACACACCTTAGCGGAACAGGAGCTCCGGAATATTGTGATGTGCTTTTTATGCCAACGGTTGGTGAAGTGCAAATTCTTCCCGGAGACGAAAATGATTCAAAAACGGGATATCGTTCTGCTTTTAGTCATAAGAATGAAAAAGCTTCCCCTGGTTATTACAGTGTTTTGCTCGATGATTATAATGTACTGGCAGAAATGACTTCGACAACGCGATCAAGTATGCAGCGTTATACCTTTCCGCAATCAAACAGCGCAAACATTATCATCGATTTAAAAAACCGCGACCATGTGCTCACATCCAATATCGAAATCATCAGCGATACCGAAATTCAGGGTTTACGTAAATCCCGCCGTTGGGCAACTGAGCAGTTCGTCTATTTTTATGCAAAATTTTCAAAGCCGTTTCGTACGTATGGTATTGCATTAAACGATACTATTGTTGATGGAATTAAAAAATCTAATGGTCAGAACATCAGGGCTTTTGTACAATTTGATACAAAAAAGGATGAGCAAATTCTGGTAAAAGTTGGTATTTCAGCTGTGGATATTGAAGGTGCCAAAAAGAATTTGGAAGCTGAAAATCCGGGCTGGGATTTTGAAAAAGTAGTTGACAAGGCAAAAGAGGAGTGGAATACTTTTTTATCGAAGATTGAAGTAGAAGGTGGGACTGAAAAAGAACGCAGGATTTTTTACAGTGGTTTGTATCATACGGCCATTGCCCCCAATATTTTTATGGATGTTGACCGCAGATATCGCGGTGTGGATCATCAAATTCATAAAGCCGAAGGATTCGACAATTACACGGTTTTTTCACTTTGGGATACCTTTCGTGCCAATATGCCATTATACACGATTATTGATCCTGCACGCTACAATGAATGGATTAAAACATTTCTCGAAATGTATCGTATTGGTGGCAGGCTGCCTCAATGGGAGTTAGCCGGAAATTATACAGGTGTGATGATTGGTTATCATACACATTCAGTCATTTTGGATGGTTACAAAAAAGGAATCCGCGATTTCGATGCTGAACTGGCTTTGGAAGCTATGAAAAAGCGGGTGGAAAGCATTCCTTATTTTAATGATTTGGGATTTATTCCGGCAGATAAAGTAGGAGGTTCTGTTTCCATGACAATGGAGTATGCATACAACGAGTGGGCCGTGGCGCATATGGCAAAATCGCTGAATAAAGAGGACGATTTTCAGGATTACATTTACCGATCTCAGTTTTATAGAAATCTGTTTGATTCTTCCACTGGTTTTATGCGACCAAAAAATTCAGATGGATCATGGATAACGCCTTTTGATCCGGCAGAAGGAAGCGAACATTTTGTAGAGGGAAATTCTTACCAATATAGTTTATTTGCCCCTCAGGATATAAACGGCTTAATTGATTTGATTGGCGGAGATGAAAAGTTTATTGCCTGGATGGACACACTCTTTACCAAAGAATCTATTCACGACGAAGGTGCAATTGATGCAACCGGTCTGATTGGCCAGTATGCTCATGGAAACGAACCAAGTCACCACATGGCATATTTGTATAATTACGCCGGTGCTCCCTGGAAAACACAATCGATGGTTCGGCGGATTCTGGATACCATGTACGATGACAAACCCAACGGATTGAGTGGAAATGAGGACTGTGGTCAGATGTCGGCATGGTATATATTAAGTGCGATGGGATTTTACCAGGTTTGTCCGGGAACACCAGATTATGTGATAGGAAGCCCTGTTTTTGATAAAGTAACCATTCATCTCGAAAATGGAAAGGACTTTATAATACTGGCAAAAAATATTTCTGCCGAAAACAAGTATGTTCAAGCTGTGTCCCTGGATGGAAATCCTTACACAAAATCATGGTTTACGCATAACGATATTTTAAATGGTTCAAAACTGGTGTTTGAAATGGGAGCCTCGCCGAATAAAAATTGGGGAGCAGCATCGGAAGACCGACCGGTAAGTGAGGATTATAAAACAGCTGTTGAATTGCCTTTCGCTACTACCAATGATGAGTACTTTTTACACGAAGCCTCGGTAACCTTAGGCTGCAACGACAAGGATGCCAAAATTTATTACACAACCGATGGAAGCCGGCCAACCAATAAATCGAATCTTTATAGCTCACCTGTTGAGGTGTATGAAACAACAAATTTGAGGTTTGCAAGCTATAAGGACGGCATATTACCAAGTGCTCCGGTATCGGTAAAACTGAGTAAACTGGAATTTGAAGATTATAAAAATTATGAAGGTGAAAAGATTTTTCGAAAAGGTATCGAATACAAATACTATCATGCACATGTAATGGAAGAAAATGACCTTGAAAAGCTAATTCCGCTTGAAACAGGTATAATTCAAAATTTTACTATAAAACAGCGCAAGCGGGAGGATTATTTTGGGTATATTTATTCTGGATATCTGCATGTTTCGAAAGACGGTATTTATACATTTTCAATAAAAGTAAACGATAAATGTACCTTGTACCTGGATGGAAAAGAGTTCTTGCGTGGCGGTTTTAAGACTATTGCTTTACGAAAAGGAAAATACAAAATTGATGAAAAATATTTTCAGCTGGGGGCAAAGAAATTCAATATAATAAGCTGGCAGGGACCTGATTTTGAAATGCAGGAAATACCCGCCGGTGTTTTGTTTCATTAA